The DNA region GGGTGATGAAGCGGGTGTGCACCGGCAGCTTGGCCGCCGCGAGCCGAAACGACTCCCGAGCGACATCCTCGGTCAAGCCGTCGAGCTCGAAGAGCACGTTCCCCGGGCGCACCACGGCGACCCAAAATTCGGGCTGCCCCTTTCCCTTGCCCATCCGGGTTTCCGGAGGACGCGCGGTCACGGGCTTATCCGGGAAGATCCGGATCCAGAGCTTTCCCTTCCGTTTCGCATAGCGGGAGATCGCCACGCGCGCCGCTTCGATCTGGGTGTTCTTGATCCATGCCCGCTCCAAGGATTGGAGTCCATAGGCGCCGAAAGCCAGGGAAACCCCCCGGCTCGCATTTCCAGCGCGGCTGCCCCGCTGCGCCTTCCGGTATTTTACGCGTTTTGGTAGAAGAGCCATGTTCCGCCGCTGCTCCTAGAATCCGACCCCGGCCATTTCTTCCTTCCGGCAGAGCCACACCTTGACACCGATCTTTCCAGCGACCGTGCGGGCTTCGGCAAAGCCGTAATCGATATTGGCGCGGAGCGTGTGGAGGGGGACCTTCCCCTCCCGGTAGCCTTCAACCCGGGCGATCTCCGCTCCGCCCAGCCGCCCGGCGCACCGGACGCGGACGCCCAGGGCTCCGGCTTCCCTCGCCATCTGCATCGCCTTCTTCATCGCGCGCCGGTGGGAAATCCGCCGTTCGATCTGAAGGGCGATGTTTTCGGCCACGAGCTGCGCATCGAGCTCCGGCCGCTTCACTTCCTTCACGTCAACGAGCACCTCGCGGTCCTTCGGCACCAGCTGCTGGATCTCCTCGCGCAGCTTGTCGAGCTCGACCGCCTTCCGGCCGATCACCAATCCCGGACGGCCGGTATGGATGTTGACCCGCACCCGGTTGCCGGCCCGCTCGATCACCACCTTCGCGATCGCCGCAGCCGCCAGCTTCGTCTTGATCAGACGGCGGATCTGAAAATCCTCGTAGATGTATTCCGGAAACAACCGTTTGTCGGCGTACCAGATCGACCGCCATTGGCGGTTCACCGGCAAGCGAAAACAGATCGGATTAACTTTTTGCCCCATATCCGTGCCCTATTCCTCTTCCTTTGGTTCCAAGACGATGCGTATGTGGCTCGTCCGCTTGCGGATCGGGCCGGCGCTTCCCCGGGCCTTGGGCTGGAAGCGCTTGATGGTCGTCGCCTCTCCGATCCGTGCTTCCTTTACCAGGAGATCACCCCGGTGCAAGCCATGGTTGTTTTCCGCGTTGGCCAGCGCGGAGGCCAATGTCCGCCGGATGTGGCGCGCGCCTTCCTTAGGAAAGTGGGCGAGCACCGCCAACGCCTCTTCGGCGCGCATGCCTTGAATGCATCGCGCTACGTCCCGGAGCTTGAAAGCCGACATGCGCACGAACCGGTTGATCGCCTTCACCTGCATAAGCATTCCTCGATACGGATTGGTCGTCCTCCCTACTTCGCCGTCGCCTTCTCCGTATGCGCCCCATGCCGCTTGAAAACGCGCGTGGGCGAAAACTCTCCGAGACGATGGCCGACCATGTTTTCGGTGACGTAGACCGGGTGGAAGATCTTTCCGTTATGCACCAGGAAGGTCAGCCCTACGAAATCCGGGATGATCATCGACCGGCGCGACCATGTCTTGATCGGCTTCTTCGACCCCGACTTAAGGGTGGTACTCACCTTCCGAAGAAGGTGTTCATCGACAAACGGCCCTTTTTTTAAGCTACGACCCATGGCAGCTCCCTACTTCTTCCGTTTCCGCGTCCGCCGCTCGAGGATGAACCGATCCGATGGCTTGTTGCGCCGCCGGGTCTTCTTCCCCTTGGCCAGCTTGCCCCAGGGCGACTTGAGCTGCTGCCGACCGCCGCCTCCTTTGCTCTTGCCTTGGCCGCCGCCGTTGGGATGGTCAACGGGGTTCATAGCGACGCCCCGGACGTGGGGGCGCCTTCCGCGCCAGCGGCTCCTCCCCGCCTTCCCGAGCGAGACGTTGAAGTGGTCGGGATTGCTGACCTGACCGACGGTAGCGTAGCAGGCGGCCGCGATCCGCCGCACCTCGCCGGAAGGAAGCCTGACGACGGCATACCCTTGATCGACACCCAAGAGCCAGGCGCTCGAGCCGGCCGCGCGGACGAGCTGGCCGCCGCGGCCCGGCGTCAGCTCGATATTGTAGATGGCAGTCGCCGCCGGGATCCGCTCCAAGGGGAGCGCATTCCCCGGCTTGGCCGGAGCCTCCGGCCCGCTCGTCACCGTGTCGCCCACTTTGAGCTCTTGCGGAGCGATGATGTAGCTCTTTTCCCCGTCGCTGTACCGAAGGAGCGCGATCCGGCTCGTTCGATTCGGGTCATATTCGATGGCCTCGACCGTCGCCGCCATTCCGTGGCGTTGCCGACGGAAGTCGATGAGCCGGTACCTTCTCTTATGTCCGCCCCCGCGGTGGCGGGCGGTGACCCGGCCGTACGCATTCCTGCCTCCGCTCTTCCGGAGGGGCACGGTCAAGGAACTCTCCGGCTCCGACTTGGTGATGTCGGAAAACGAGTCGGTCTGCGTAAAGCGCAGCGAGGGCGTCAGCGGACGAAATTGTTTCAACCCCATGACCTTCTCTTCTCCTTAGCCCCGAAGCTCACGCCGTGAAATCGAGCTTCTCGCCCGGGGCGAGCGTCACGATCGCCTTTTTCCGTGTCGGCGTCTTCCCCATCCTCCCCACTCGGCCCCGCCTGGCTTTCCCCGGGGAGAACAACGTGTTCACCGCGACCACCTTTTTGCCGAAGGCCGTCTCCACCGCCTTCCGGATCTCGAGCTTGGTCGCATCGCGGGCGACCTCGAACAGATACTGGTTGCCCCGCTCGCCGAGGAGGGTGGCCTTCTCGGTCATCCAGATATGCCGCAAAATCCTCCGATGATCCCTCACGACCCATTCCCTCCTTTGGCCAGCCGCGTGTCGAAGACCCGGAGCGCAGGCTCCTCCAGCACGATCCGATCGGGCCAGAGGAGATCCTCCGCATTGGCATCCGCAGCGGTGACGACGGCAATTAGCGGGTGATTCCGCGCCGCGAGCCACACCGGCGACTCGTGCTTCTCGACGACAAGCAGGAGCGTCTCCCTCCGGTCCCAGGAGTCAAGGCGCCGAAGCAGCTCCTTGGTCTTGGGTTGCGGCAGCTCGATCCTCTCCGAGACGAAGACCGCCCCTTCGGCGATCCGGGCGCTCAAGGCCTTTCGTAGCGCTAGCCGCTTCATTTTTTTGGGCAGCTTCTTCGAAAAGTCCCTGGGCTGGGGCCCGAAAACCACCCCGCCTCCGCGCCAAATCGGAGAAGAGACGTAGCCCGCCCGGGCCCGGCCGGTCCCTTTCTGCGCCCACGGCTTTCGGCCCGACGCGCGCACCGTCCCCTTGGTCTTGGTCGCCCGCGTACCCCGGCGGCGATTCGCGCGGTAAGCCACGACGGCCTGGTGAACCGCCTGGCTCCCGCGCCCGTTCCACAAAAGGGGAGTCCGGATCTGCTGCTGGGCCTCCTCGACGGTTAAAACTCTCATGATCGCTCTCCGGCTTGCCGGTTCCCGCCCTACTTCTTCTTAGCCGCTTTCGCCGGCGCCGGCTTTGCGCTCTTGGCTTGCGGCTGCGGCTTCTGCCGCGGCTTCGGCTGCCCTTTGATCGCGCTGCGGATGAGGACAAGTCCGCCGCGCGCCCCGGGGACACTCCCCTGGATCAGGAGCGCGCGGTCCTCCTCGCGCACGGCTACGACCGCAAGATTCTGCACCGTCACCCGAGCATGGCCCAAGTGTCCCGCCATGCCCTGGTTGCGAAAAATCCGCCCGGGGGTCGACCGGCAACCGACCGCACCGTTGCGCCGATGCATCTTCGAGCCGTGGGCGGCCCCTTGGCCCGAAAAGCCGTGCTTTTTCATGACCCCCTGAAATCCCTTGCCCTTGCTCACCCCGATCACGTCCACCCGCTGCCCGGGGCGAAACAGCGTCACGCCGATCTCCTGGCCGGGCTTCCACTCTTCCGACCCATCCACCGGAAACTCCCGCAGAAAGCGCCTCGGCGTGACTCCAGCCTTCGCGAAATGGCCGCGCAAAGGTTTGGAGATCCGCGTTTCCGGAACGGATTCAAAACCCACTTGCACGCTCTTCCTGCCGTCCGCATGCTCCTGGAGACGGACCACCACGTTCGGCTCCGCCCCGACCACGGTCACGGGAATCAGATTCCCGTCTTGGTCGTATACCTGGGTCATCCCCAGCTTCCTGCCTAACAGTCCCATGCTCATCAGCCTGGTCTCCCTTTCCCGCAGGCGCGATCGCCGTCAGATGCGGATCGTAATATCCACCCCTGCCGGCAAATTGAGCTTCTTGAGCTCGTCCACGGTTTTCGCCGTCGGCTCGATAATTTCGACCAGCCGCTTGTGCGTTCGGAGCTCGAACTGGTCCATGCTCTTCTTGTCCACGTGAGGCGACCGGTTCACGGTGAACCGCTCGACCCGTGTCGGCAGCGGGATCGGTCCGGACACCGCGGAACCGGTCCGGCGCGCCGTTTCGGAGATCTCCGAGGCGGCTCGATCCAACAGCCGATAATCGAAGGACTTCAAACGAATCCGAATTTTGCTCGCTGCCATGGCGTCCCGAAGTCCTTACTTCCGCTTCTGCTCGACGATCTGCGCGACGATGGGCGCGGGCACCGGCTCGAAATGCGACGGCTCCATCGTATACGCGGCCCGTCCCTTCGACATCGATCGGATGTCATTGACATAGCCGAACATTTCCGCCAAGGGCACCTCGGCGCGCACGTTTGCGGTCTTTCCTTTGGTCTCGACGTTAAGAATCTTTCCTCTCCGGCGTGTCAAGTCGGCCAGAATATCCCCCTGGTATTCTTCAGGTGTGGAGACTTCGACTTTCATGATCGGCTCCAGAAGGATCGGATTGGCTTTCTTGAGCGCGTCCTTCATCGCGAAGATCGCGGCCATCTTGAAGGCGAGCTCGTTCGAGTCGACCTCGTGGTAGCTCCCGTCCAGAATGTGGACCTCGAGGTCGATCACCGGGCTGCCGTGAATCAAGCCGGCGCCCAAGGCTTCCTGGACCCCTTTGAAGCAGGCGGGGATATACTCCTTGGGGATGTTTCCGCCGACAACCTGGCTTGTGACCACGGTGCCCTTGCCCCGCTCCAGCGGCAGGATCTCGAGGATAACGTGCCCGTACAGCCCGCGTCCTCCGCTCTGCTTGATCAGTTTGCCTTCGCCTTGGGCCGGCCGCGTGATGGTTTCCCTGTAGGCGATCTGCGGAGCGCCGGCGTTGGTCTCGACACCGAATTCCCGGCGGAGCCGATCGCGGATGATGTCGAGGTGGAGCTCGCCCATTCCGGCGATGATCACCTGCCCGGTCTCCTCGTTGGTGCTGACGCGGAAGGTCGGATCCTCCTCCATGAGCCGCTGAAGGGCTAGGCTCATCTTCTCCCGGTCCGCCTTGGTTTTGGGCTCGATCGCCATCGAAATGACCGGCTCTGGAAAGACGGGCGGCTCCAGGATCACCTCGAAACCTTCGGCGACCAGGGTGTCCCCCGTGGCCACATCCCGAATTCCCACCAGTGCTGCGATGTCCCCCGAGTGCACCTCCTGGATGTCCTTCCGCTCATCGGCCTGCACTTGGACGATTCTGCTGATTCTCTCCCGCTTGCGTGTCCGCGGATTATAGACGGTCATCCCCTTTTGCAGCGTGCCGGCATAGACGCGGAAGAAGACCAGCTTGCCCACAAAGGGGTCCGACCAGAGCTTGAAGACCAAGGCGCAAAACGGGGCTTGATCGTCGGGCTCGATCAGAATCTGCTCTCCGGTGACCGGATGCTGGCCCTTGGCCGGCTCGATGTCGACCGGGCTCGGCAGATAATCGATGACCGCATCGATGAGGAACTGAACCCCCTTATTCCGGAAGGCGGCGCCGGCGATGACCGGGACGAACTCATTGGCGATGACCGTGCGCCGGATCGCCCGCTTGATCTCCTCGGCGGTGGGCTCCTTTTCGGCGAGGAAGATTTCTCCCATCTCCTCGTCCTTGTCGGCAAGCGCCTCGATCAGCTTCCGCCGCGCCGCCGCCGCCGCCTCCCGGTACTCTTCCGGAATATCCACGACCTCATAGGTCGACCCGAGCCGGTCGCTGTCCGAGTAGACCACGGCCTTCCGGTTGATCACATCGATCTGGCCGCGGAATTGATCTTCCTTGCCGAGCGGAAGCAGAATCGGCCAAGCGTTGGCCCCCAGCTTCTCCCGGATCTCGCGCACCGCATTCTCGAAGTCGGCCCCCACCCGATCCATCTTGTTGATGAAGGCGATGCGGGGCACCCGGTACCGGTTCGCCTGCCGCCAGACCGTCTCGGACTGGGGCTGGACCCCGGCTACCCCGCAGAAGACCGCGATCACTCCGTCGAGCACGCGCAACGAGCGCTCCACCTCCGCCGTAAAATCCACGTGTCCCGGGGTGTCGATGATATTGATCCGAAACTTCTCTCCCGGGAAGAGCTTGACGATACCCTCCTCGTGCCGCACCGGCCAGAAGCAGGTGGTGGCTGCCGAGGTGATCGTGATCCCCCGTTCCCGCTCCTGCTCCATCCAATCGGTCACGGTGGTGCCCTCGTGGACCTCGCCCATCTTATGGATGGTACCGGTGTAAAAGAGGATCCGTTCGGTCAAGGTCGTCTTCCCGGCATCGATATGGGCGGCGATCCCGATGTTCCGCGTCCTCTCCAACGCATACGGTCGGTGGGCGGAGTTCCGGACTGCCGAAACACTCGCAGACGTCGTTGTCGTCATAGAAAAATTCCTTTTCCGTTACGCCCGTCGCCGCCGAGCAGGCCGGCTACGAACGCGCGGGAGCGCCCCTTGGCGCCCCAAAAACTCGGCACGCCCCTTACGGTTTCGCGCCGTCGCTTTTTTTTCCTACCGCTTTTTTACCGAAAAATCCCTAATACCGCAAATGAGCGAAGGCTCGGTTCGCCTGCGCCATCTTGTGCACCTCATCCCTCTTCTTCACGGCCATCCCCTGGCCGGCCGCCGCTTCCCGCAGCTCATTTTGCAGCGCGACCATCATCGGAATTCCTTTGCGCGAGCGCGCAGCCCGCAAAATCCAGCGCAAAGCCAGAGACACCTGGCGATCGGGAGGCACTTCGACCGGCACCTGATAGGTCGCCCCGCCCACCCGCCGCGACTTGACCTCCAATCGGGGTTTGACGTTTTCGATCGCTTTCTGCAACGTCTCCAGCGGATCGTCAACCTTGCCCTCCATTCCCTCGATCGCTCCATAGACGATCCGCCGGGCGAGCGCTTTCTTGCCTCGCGAGAGGACCACGCTGATCAACCGCTGCACGAGCACCGATTCGTACTTCGGATCCGGCAGGGTCTGGCGCTTCTCGGCTCTTCTCCTTCGCATACCTCGCCCTTTTGCCCCTACTTCTTGGCCTTGGCGGTGGCCGCAGCCCCTTCCTTCGGCCGCTTGACCCCGTACTTGCTCCGGGAGACGTTCCGGTTGGCTTTGTTGGTGTTGCTCGGCCCGACGGCGCCCGCCGCATCGAGAACACCCCGGACGATGTGGTACCGCACCCCCGGCAGGTCCTTCACGCGGCCGCCGCGGATCAGCACGATCGAATGCTCCTGGAGCGAATGCCCTTCCCCGGGAATGTAAGCGATCACCTCCTTGCCGTTGGTCAGCCGAACCTTGGCCACCTTCCGCAAGGCCGAGTTGGGCTTCTTCGGCGTCCTCGTCATCACCTGGATGCACACCCCGCGCCGCTGCGGGCAGCCATCCAGCGCGGGCGCCTTGGTTTTCCGCGCCAGCTCTTCCCGTCCTTTCCGGACCAACTGATTAATCGTCGGCATTGCTTATCTCGCACCAAACCGAATGAAAGGCATCAACTATCGCTAAGAGAAGCCTCCCTGACAAGCCCTTTCCACGAGCCGGGACCACTTTTTTCGGGATCCTGCGCACCTCTCCCGTTCCGGCACCTCGCCCTTCCCGGCAAAGCGTCCTCCGGTTCCCGCGCCCAGCCCACGGACCGAGCGAAAGCGCCGGCTCCGGCCCCCTCTCCGGCCGCCGATGGGTTCGCCGCCGGGAGGAGGCTTCCCCCCCCTTACGGCACGATCACCTCCAGCGCGGCCGGCGAGAGCGAGAAGGCGCACGGGGTATGACCGTAGATCTCTCCATCGACCTCCACGGGCACCGGGCGATCGGATCGGACCGCCAGCTTCTTTGCTTGAAAATAGAACACATCGGAAAAGCGCGTGTGCCGCCGAGAGATCACCCCCTGCACGTAGCGCGCGACGGCTGCGGCGTTGAGCTCGGCGAAAAGACAGCCGTCGAGCAGGCCGTCGTCGAGCTTGGCATCGGGGAATACGGCAAAGCGGCCGCCGTAATAGCGCCCGTTGCCGACCAGCAGAAAGCGGCCGTGCTGCTCCTCCCTTTCATCGATTGTGACCGTCAACACCGGCGCCGGACGCCCCAAAAGGCCGACCGCGGTGAGCAGATAGCTCAGAGGACCGAAGGTCTTTCGCGTCCACCAGTGGGTCCGGGCCAGGATCTCCGCATCCAGGCCGACGCCCGCCAACTGGACGAAGCGCTGCTCCCCCGCGCGGGG from Methylacidimicrobium sp. AP8 includes:
- the rplP gene encoding 50S ribosomal protein L16, which gives rise to MALLPKRVKYRKAQRGSRAGNASRGVSLAFGAYGLQSLERAWIKNTQIEAARVAISRYAKRKGKLWIRIFPDKPVTARPPETRMGKGKGQPEFWVAVVRPGNVLFELDGLTEDVARESFRLAAAKLPVHTRFITRERTLRA
- the rpsC gene encoding 30S ribosomal protein S3 produces the protein MGQKVNPICFRLPVNRQWRSIWYADKRLFPEYIYEDFQIRRLIKTKLAAAAIAKVVIERAGNRVRVNIHTGRPGLVIGRKAVELDKLREEIQQLVPKDREVLVDVKEVKRPELDAQLVAENIALQIERRISHRRAMKKAMQMAREAGALGVRVRCAGRLGGAEIARVEGYREGKVPLHTLRANIDYGFAEARTVAGKIGVKVWLCRKEEMAGVGF
- the rplV gene encoding 50S ribosomal protein L22 is translated as MLMQVKAINRFVRMSAFKLRDVARCIQGMRAEEALAVLAHFPKEGARHIRRTLASALANAENNHGLHRGDLLVKEARIGEATTIKRFQPKARGSAGPIRKRTSHIRIVLEPKEEE
- the rpsS gene encoding 30S ribosomal protein S19: MGRSLKKGPFVDEHLLRKVSTTLKSGSKKPIKTWSRRSMIIPDFVGLTFLVHNGKIFHPVYVTENMVGHRLGEFSPTRVFKRHGAHTEKATAK
- the rplB gene encoding 50S ribosomal protein L2, with protein sequence MGLKQFRPLTPSLRFTQTDSFSDITKSEPESSLTVPLRKSGGRNAYGRVTARHRGGGHKRRYRLIDFRRQRHGMAATVEAIEYDPNRTSRIALLRYSDGEKSYIIAPQELKVGDTVTSGPEAPAKPGNALPLERIPAATAIYNIELTPGRGGQLVRAAGSSAWLLGVDQGYAVVRLPSGEVRRIAAACYATVGQVSNPDHFNVSLGKAGRSRWRGRRPHVRGVAMNPVDHPNGGGQGKSKGGGGRQQLKSPWGKLAKGKKTRRRNKPSDRFILERRTRKRKK
- the rplW gene encoding 50S ribosomal protein L23: MRDHRRILRHIWMTEKATLLGERGNQYLFEVARDATKLEIRKAVETAFGKKVVAVNTLFSPGKARRGRVGRMGKTPTRKKAIVTLAPGEKLDFTA
- the rplD gene encoding 50S ribosomal protein L4 — protein: MRVLTVEEAQQQIRTPLLWNGRGSQAVHQAVVAYRANRRRGTRATKTKGTVRASGRKPWAQKGTGRARAGYVSSPIWRGGGVVFGPQPRDFSKKLPKKMKRLALRKALSARIAEGAVFVSERIELPQPKTKELLRRLDSWDRRETLLLVVEKHESPVWLAARNHPLIAVVTAADANAEDLLWPDRIVLEEPALRVFDTRLAKGGNGS
- the rplC gene encoding 50S ribosomal protein L3 — its product is MSMGLLGRKLGMTQVYDQDGNLIPVTVVGAEPNVVVRLQEHADGRKSVQVGFESVPETRISKPLRGHFAKAGVTPRRFLREFPVDGSEEWKPGQEIGVTLFRPGQRVDVIGVSKGKGFQGVMKKHGFSGQGAAHGSKMHRRNGAVGCRSTPGRIFRNQGMAGHLGHARVTVQNLAVVAVREEDRALLIQGSVPGARGGLVLIRSAIKGQPKPRQKPQPQAKSAKPAPAKAAKKK
- the rpsJ gene encoding 30S ribosomal protein S10; protein product: MAASKIRIRLKSFDYRLLDRAASEISETARRTGSAVSGPIPLPTRVERFTVNRSPHVDKKSMDQFELRTHKRLVEIIEPTAKTVDELKKLNLPAGVDITIRI
- the fusA gene encoding elongation factor G, which encodes MTTTTSASVSAVRNSAHRPYALERTRNIGIAAHIDAGKTTLTERILFYTGTIHKMGEVHEGTTVTDWMEQERERGITITSAATTCFWPVRHEEGIVKLFPGEKFRINIIDTPGHVDFTAEVERSLRVLDGVIAVFCGVAGVQPQSETVWRQANRYRVPRIAFINKMDRVGADFENAVREIREKLGANAWPILLPLGKEDQFRGQIDVINRKAVVYSDSDRLGSTYEVVDIPEEYREAAAAARRKLIEALADKDEEMGEIFLAEKEPTAEEIKRAIRRTVIANEFVPVIAGAAFRNKGVQFLIDAVIDYLPSPVDIEPAKGQHPVTGEQILIEPDDQAPFCALVFKLWSDPFVGKLVFFRVYAGTLQKGMTVYNPRTRKRERISRIVQVQADERKDIQEVHSGDIAALVGIRDVATGDTLVAEGFEVILEPPVFPEPVISMAIEPKTKADREKMSLALQRLMEEDPTFRVSTNEETGQVIIAGMGELHLDIIRDRLRREFGVETNAGAPQIAYRETITRPAQGEGKLIKQSGGRGLYGHVILEILPLERGKGTVVTSQVVGGNIPKEYIPACFKGVQEALGAGLIHGSPVIDLEVHILDGSYHEVDSNELAFKMAAIFAMKDALKKANPILLEPIMKVEVSTPEEYQGDILADLTRRRGKILNVETKGKTANVRAEVPLAEMFGYVNDIRSMSKGRAAYTMEPSHFEPVPAPIVAQIVEQKRK
- the rpsG gene encoding 30S ribosomal protein S7, giving the protein MRRRRAEKRQTLPDPKYESVLVQRLISVVLSRGKKALARRIVYGAIEGMEGKVDDPLETLQKAIENVKPRLEVKSRRVGGATYQVPVEVPPDRQVSLALRWILRAARSRKGIPMMVALQNELREAAAGQGMAVKKRDEVHKMAQANRAFAHLRY
- the rpsL gene encoding 30S ribosomal protein S12, with translation MPTINQLVRKGREELARKTKAPALDGCPQRRGVCIQVMTRTPKKPNSALRKVAKVRLTNGKEVIAYIPGEGHSLQEHSIVLIRGGRVKDLPGVRYHIVRGVLDAAGAVGPSNTNKANRNVSRSKYGVKRPKEGAAATAKAKK
- a CDS encoding diacylglycerol kinase family protein, encoding MNRVCIIFNPAARGEKARRIFDRLRRAAGNDAVIRVTQFPGDAEAQTERALEHGYRTVVAAGGDGTVNEVVNGLNGAAATLGILPLGTINVFAMELGIPIQLEAAWAVIRRGKTRKVDLPRAGEQRFVQLAGVGLDAEILARTHWWTRKTFGPLSYLLTAVGLLGRPAPVLTVTIDEREEQHGRFLLVGNGRYYGGRFAVFPDAKLDDGLLDGCLFAELNAAAVARYVQGVISRRHTRFSDVFYFQAKKLAVRSDRPVPVEVDGEIYGHTPCAFSLSPAALEVIVP